A single Natranaerobius thermophilus JW/NM-WN-LF DNA region contains:
- a CDS encoding IS3 family transposase, translated as MSRKKYSEDFKKTIVDLYHSGSSVKDLSSEYGVTEVTVYKWIKQLTPVQSGEEEVTPKDINEMQKEMQRIKQESEIFKKAMAIFAKK; from the coding sequence ATGAGTCGTAAAAAATACAGTGAAGACTTTAAAAAAACAATAGTTGATTTATATCACTCAGGTAGTTCTGTAAAAGATCTGTCTAGCGAGTATGGCGTAACTGAAGTTACTGTTTACAAATGGATTAAGCAATTAACCCCAGTTCAATCAGGTGAAGAAGAAGTAACACCTAAAGATATAAATGAAATGCAAAAAGAAATGCAACGTATTAAACAGGAGAGTGAAATCTTTAAAAAGGCTATGGCCATATTCGCGAAAAAGTAG
- a CDS encoding sigma-70 family RNA polymerase sigma factor gives MTTEIQVQKAVKGDEDSFVNLIQSRKEKMYRIAFSYVKNKEDALDVVQEVTYKVYISIDKLKQPEYFDTWLVKITINTAVNYIKSNNKYVYMEANKEVRDSRYNKDEIVEMMDLNNALDNLEQKNKEIIILKSFEDLKFKEISEILGYPLNTVKTNFYRGLKKIKDNLEGGYNSEG, from the coding sequence TTGACAACTGAAATACAAGTTCAAAAAGCAGTTAAAGGAGATGAAGATAGTTTTGTAAACCTGATACAGTCGAGAAAGGAAAAAATGTATCGGATAGCATTTTCATATGTGAAAAACAAAGAAGATGCTCTAGATGTAGTCCAGGAAGTAACATATAAGGTGTACATTTCAATAGATAAACTAAAGCAGCCAGAGTACTTCGATACTTGGCTTGTTAAAATAACTATCAACACTGCAGTAAATTATATTAAATCAAATAATAAGTACGTCTACATGGAGGCGAACAAGGAAGTAAGAGATAGTCGATATAATAAAGATGAGATAGTTGAGATGATGGACTTAAATAATGCTTTGGATAATTTAGAGCAAAAAAACAAAGAAATTATAATATTAAAAAGTTTTGAAGATCTCAAGTTCAAGGAAATATCAGAAATATTAGGTTATCCATTAAATACTGTTAAAACAAACTTTTATAGAGGTTTAAAGAAAATTAAAGATAATTTGGAAGGAGGTTATAATAGTGAAGGTTAA
- a CDS encoding DUF4830 domain-containing protein, with the protein MKCVLLYTMIAITIFLIGCDGINEEESFQPDDQISEEKIKQEDKDFLNDYDWTITEAINSISVTLPENFLHEPGEFPKVIYWAYNNELNKDIGKDLEPYLGNEVTVNLYDIEEDLPEFMSPREDSGRAIIVRYEDDIIGAWLGAGRHDDFACSLKGNSFEEVVGKTWDEWVYTIIDANHPKEEELAGLGAEEVVKEYWQAADMGDYDKAYSLLSRCNIKDYLFMNMDNKEIYNHNFQQAVIGGLYNIESVEMLEIEEIDHLNPGKTNEIKSSLE; encoded by the coding sequence TTGAAGTGCGTACTCTTATATACCATGATTGCTATCACAATCTTTCTGATAGGGTGTGATGGCATTAATGAAGAAGAAAGCTTTCAGCCCGATGACCAGATAAGCGAAGAAAAAATCAAACAAGAAGACAAAGACTTTTTAAATGATTATGATTGGACCATTACTGAAGCAATTAATTCTATAAGCGTTACTCTACCTGAAAATTTCCTCCATGAACCTGGGGAGTTTCCAAAAGTGATTTATTGGGCTTATAATAATGAATTGAATAAAGATATTGGAAAAGATTTAGAACCTTATTTAGGTAATGAAGTTACTGTTAATCTATATGATATAGAAGAAGATTTACCAGAGTTTATGAGTCCGAGAGAAGATTCAGGTAGAGCAATTATAGTTCGCTATGAAGATGATATTATCGGAGCCTGGCTTGGTGCAGGAAGGCACGACGATTTTGCCTGTTCTTTAAAAGGGAATAGCTTTGAAGAAGTAGTGGGTAAAACATGGGACGAATGGGTTTACACCATAATTGACGCTAACCATCCAAAAGAGGAAGAGTTGGCAGGACTAGGTGCAGAAGAAGTCGTCAAGGAATACTGGCAGGCTGCAGATATGGGTGATTACGATAAGGCGTATTCACTTTTAAGCAGATGCAACATTAAAGACTATCTATTTATGAATATGGATAACAAGGAAATCTATAATCATAATTTTCAACAAGCAGTAATAGGAGGACTCTACAATATCGAATCGGTTGAGATGTTAGAAATTGAAGAAATAGACCATCTGAATCCAGGCAAAACCAACGAGATAAAAAGCAGTTTAGAGTGA
- a CDS encoding DUF4829 domain-containing protein, translated as MDKEVSEIITHDSGKQTRFMTLIKETPEIGWRIQGVGTGP; from the coding sequence GTGGATAAAGAAGTAAGTGAAATAATCACCCATGATAGTGGCAAGCAAACTCGTTTTATGACACTAATTAAAGAGACACCTGAAATAGGATGGCGAATACAGGGTGTTGGTACTGGTCCATAG
- a CDS encoding RNA polymerase sigma factor has product MGDIELTELLVSETFYQVLSEITNLRSTNNFHTYVFTVARELILARCDSNSSDSKIPAYFKYFHDHKLFKSFKKLTDRQQEVIYLRFCQRLNSNEISEITDSQEQEVKNLLYTGLKKLAKVI; this is encoded by the coding sequence GTGGGTGATATCGAATTAACAGAACTATTAGTATCAGAGACATTTTACCAGGTATTGTCTGAGATAACAAACTTGCGTTCTACGAATAACTTTCATACCTATGTGTTTACTGTAGCCAGAGAGCTAATATTAGCCAGGTGTGATAGCAATAGTTCTGACTCAAAAATTCCTGCTTATTTTAAATATTTTCATGATCATAAGCTTTTTAAATCATTTAAAAAACTTACCGATAGACAACAAGAAGTAATTTATTTACGCTTTTGTCAAAGATTGAACAGTAATGAGATTTCTGAAATCACCGATTCACAAGAGCAAGAAGTAAAAAATCTGCTCTATACAGGGTTGAAAAAATTAGCGAAAGTTATTTGA
- a CDS encoding IS110 family transposase: MIGLWTYFKKVNAGHVFFPFGVLGSSFIVDESKKYAIQEFKKIYMGVLSVLLLLQLSTRDPYIFGLNITSAFFVGVILRIIVTRLLVLNSQKSMEKLTLEKRKQILFDQDKKDSFLVVMLSSIVLFSLSIYLLIEFGFGGTFSLVISILSTIYYLLLTDDLRRVKGRVDNWLDRYFPEFSTVFKNWDGKAALLTLKSFPLPKEILGHSEEEIVSCWKQEVNRAVGKKRAKKLKEAAQNSTGLTEGEIMARQELKTLLSQYDALIEELEQVLVQIENILKEIPGAEEMMSIPGVGMVTVAGFLAEVGDLSNYQHPNQIKKLAGLNLKENSSGKHKGETKITKRGRPRLRGLLYRCVIPLVAKNPEFKLLHDYYTTRPENPLKKKQSLVALACRLIRVLFALGTKKTPYNGRMMLKNSSLNLLQDAA, translated from the coding sequence ATGATAGGTTTGTGGACGTATTTTAAAAAAGTAAATGCAGGGCATGTATTTTTCCCTTTTGGGGTCTTGGGTAGTAGTTTTATAGTAGATGAGAGCAAAAAATATGCTATCCAAGAATTCAAAAAAATATATATGGGTGTTTTATCAGTACTATTACTTCTACAACTTAGTACAAGAGATCCGTATATATTTGGGCTAAATATTACATCTGCCTTCTTTGTGGGGGTTATATTAAGAATAATTGTTACTAGGCTGCTAGTTTTAAATAGCCAAAAAAGCATGGAAAAACTTACTCTTGAAAAGCGGAAACAGATATTATTTGATCAAGATAAAAAAGATAGCTTTCTTGTAGTTATGTTGTCTTCTATAGTGTTATTTTCATTATCAATTTATCTTCTTATAGAATTTGGTTTTGGTGGTACATTTTCTCTTGTCATTTCAATTTTATCTACGATTTATTATCTTCTGCTAACAGATGACTTAAGGCGTGTAAAAGGTAGGGTAGACAATTGGTTAGATCGCTACTTCCCAGAATTCAGCACAGTGTTCAAGAACTGGGATGGAAAAGCAGCATTATTAACCCTAAAAAGTTTTCCCCTACCAAAAGAAATATTAGGTCATAGTGAAGAAGAGATAGTAAGTTGCTGGAAACAAGAAGTAAATCGAGCAGTAGGTAAAAAAAGAGCAAAAAAGCTGAAAGAAGCAGCCCAAAACAGTACTGGGCTAACAGAAGGCGAGATAATGGCAAGACAAGAATTGAAAACCCTATTGTCGCAGTATGACGCCTTAATAGAAGAGTTAGAACAAGTACTTGTTCAGATAGAAAATATTTTAAAAGAAATTCCAGGAGCAGAAGAAATGATGAGTATTCCTGGAGTAGGGATGGTAACAGTGGCAGGATTTTTGGCTGAAGTGGGTGATCTTTCTAATTATCAACATCCAAATCAAATTAAGAAGCTGGCAGGCTTAAATCTAAAAGAGAACAGTTCAGGTAAGCACAAAGGTGAAACCAAGATAACCAAACGAGGTCGACCTCGTTTGAGAGGACTCTTATATCGCTGCGTGATTCCATTAGTAGCCAAAAACCCTGAATTTAAGTTATTACACGATTATTATACCACAAGGCCAGAAAATCCCTTAAAAAAGAAACAATCGCTTGTAGCATTAGCGTGTAGGTTGATCAGAGTTTTGTTTGCCCTAGGTACCAAAAAGACACCTTATAATGGCAGGATGATGTTAAAGAACAGTTCATTAAATTTATTGCAGGATGCTGCATAA
- a CDS encoding M23 family metallopeptidase, which produces MCINNELKKYRIKFFLQEFSRNAKYIGIFSVVLTFFFDSIVFSLLSLFAIFAIVEVVLDFSVHKAGILQYVGIIINKIKHGNKTPSISNYENEIEYSLPFKGKWIAINGSYTKEHSHSWSIPTQRYAYDFVIIDEKGKTFENELNKNKNYYCYDKDILAPADGEVVEVYNKAEDSIILKPGKFLSRSPHVAGNYIIIKHTENEYSTLAHLKKDSIRVNKGDKVLRGEVIAKCGNTGNSTEPHLHFQLQGGRSFYNSIGLPIKFRDIMIETPPMEYKKIDPRTTISKEEIIEGYITRGYIVYNN; this is translated from the coding sequence ATGTGTATTAATAATGAGTTGAAAAAATATAGAATTAAATTTTTCTTGCAGGAGTTTTCTAGAAATGCAAAGTATATAGGTATATTTAGTGTTGTGTTAACATTTTTTTTTGATTCAATAGTTTTTTCATTACTTTCGTTGTTTGCTATATTTGCTATTGTTGAAGTTGTTTTAGATTTTTCAGTTCATAAAGCAGGAATACTTCAATATGTTGGAATTATAATAAACAAAATAAAGCACGGTAATAAAACACCGTCTATAAGTAATTATGAAAATGAAATAGAGTATTCTCTACCTTTTAAAGGTAAATGGATAGCCATAAATGGTAGTTACACCAAGGAACATTCACATTCATGGAGTATTCCAACTCAGAGATATGCTTATGATTTTGTTATTATTGATGAAAAAGGGAAAACATTTGAAAATGAATTAAATAAAAATAAAAATTATTATTGTTATGATAAGGATATTTTAGCTCCAGCAGATGGTGAAGTGGTTGAAGTTTATAATAAAGCGGAAGATAGTATAATACTTAAACCAGGAAAATTTTTATCAAGATCACCGCATGTTGCAGGGAATTATATTATTATAAAACATACTGAAAATGAATATAGTACACTAGCCCATTTGAAAAAAGACAGTATACGTGTAAATAAGGGTGATAAGGTATTGCGAGGTGAAGTTATTGCAAAATGTGGCAATACGGGTAATTCAACAGAGCCGCATTTACACTTTCAATTACAAGGTGGAAGGAGCTTTTATAATAGTATAGGTTTGCCTATAAAATTTAGAGATATTATGATTGAAACTCCTCCTATGGAATACAAGAAAATAGATCCAAGAACAACTATTTCAAAAGAGGAAATTATAGAAGGGTATATAACACGTGGGTATATTGTTTATAACAATTAA
- a CDS encoding M20 metallopeptidase family protein, whose amino-acid sequence MTLNLQSILHEAKEMEQEIVNFRRIFHENPELGLEEHVTSDKVMEELKQLNLDEVIKIGTKESVIEELSLLNETIKDTHGPTGVLGVIKGQAGPGPTVLLRADMDALVVNESTDEDHIPYSKGFSSKNDRVMHACGHDAHTAMLLGAAKILSKFKDKLSGTIKFIFQPDEERGCGAKIMCKEGIMEDVDAVFGIHVWKTVDSGKVMIHQGPTMASVDNFWININGGGGHSSSPHETKDPILASSEMVNSIYRMHDRELNSVNASLVTVEQIESKADWGVIPSSAQLRGTIRTFSESDRNYIIKRMTDLCNVTSQFHNLECSFESLNVFPPLNNNREMAILAQDTVSDLLGEEKIETGDPIMSGEDFSYYLKESPGAFIFLGNYNEDKGIIHPHHNPKFDIDEDILHKGTALYISLALKFLNNQ is encoded by the coding sequence TTGACATTAAATCTTCAAAGCATTTTACACGAAGCTAAAGAGATGGAACAAGAGATTGTAAATTTTAGAAGAATATTTCACGAAAATCCCGAACTAGGTCTAGAGGAGCATGTAACCTCTGATAAAGTTATGGAGGAATTAAAACAGCTAAACTTGGACGAAGTTATCAAGATCGGTACTAAAGAAAGTGTTATAGAAGAGCTTTCCCTATTAAATGAAACTATAAAAGATACTCATGGGCCAACTGGTGTCTTAGGAGTTATTAAAGGGCAAGCTGGACCAGGACCCACGGTTTTATTGAGAGCTGATATGGACGCATTAGTAGTTAATGAGTCCACAGATGAAGACCATATACCATATAGTAAAGGGTTTTCTTCTAAAAATGACAGGGTTATGCATGCATGTGGACATGATGCGCATACTGCCATGTTATTAGGTGCTGCCAAAATATTAAGTAAATTTAAAGATAAGTTATCAGGTACTATTAAATTTATCTTCCAACCCGATGAAGAACGTGGATGTGGAGCTAAAATCATGTGTAAAGAAGGTATTATGGAAGATGTGGACGCTGTATTTGGGATCCATGTTTGGAAAACAGTTGACTCAGGAAAAGTGATGATTCACCAAGGCCCCACCATGGCTTCAGTGGATAATTTTTGGATAAATATAAATGGTGGAGGTGGGCATAGCTCTAGTCCTCATGAAACTAAAGATCCTATACTAGCATCATCAGAAATGGTTAACTCTATATACAGAATGCACGATAGAGAATTGAATTCAGTCAATGCAAGTCTTGTAACAGTAGAACAAATAGAATCCAAGGCTGATTGGGGTGTGATTCCTAGTAGTGCTCAATTAAGGGGTACTATTAGAACTTTTAGTGAGTCAGATAGAAATTATATTATCAAAAGAATGACAGATCTATGTAATGTAACCTCTCAGTTTCATAATCTAGAATGTTCTTTTGAAAGCCTGAATGTTTTCCCACCATTAAATAACAATCGAGAAATGGCTATACTAGCTCAAGACACGGTTTCTGATCTATTAGGAGAAGAAAAAATTGAAACAGGAGATCCTATTATGAGTGGTGAAGATTTTTCATATTACTTAAAAGAATCTCCAGGTGCTTTTATCTTTCTTGGAAATTATAATGAAGATAAAGGTATTATACACCCACATCATAACCCCAAGTTTGATATTGACGAAGACATCCTTCATAAAGGTACAGCTCTCTATATATCTTTAGCTTTAAAGTTTTTAAATAACCAATAA
- a CDS encoding cation:proton antiporter, giving the protein MIESILIILIAGFIMGKAFEKLNLPGLLGMLLAGILLGPNYLDLISSEILAISDDIRLLALILILLRAGLGLRRETLNKVGVLSLKLGSLPCLMEGFTVLLLAYYLFELGFVEAGILGFIIAAVSPAVIVPSMLKLKDRGLGKDKGIPVMILAGASIDDVFAITLISIFLGLVNGGAGGTLLSLLAIPREIIGGILFGLFVGFILTKIYQKFEMADSDRMVVLAVGALFAYVVSSYLQVAGLLAIMIAGAYLLEKHKLFAEEFSKKLKGVWSFGEIFLFVLIGSIVDVSLAISAGPLGILIITVGVFIRMLGVYISTLGSNLNPKERLFCGISYSPKATVQAAMGGVPLSMGLPGGELILALAVLSVIYTAPLGALGINFFADKLLDSESDETAELSSIE; this is encoded by the coding sequence ATGATTGAAAGTATTTTGATTATACTAATTGCCGGCTTCATTATGGGAAAAGCTTTTGAAAAGTTAAACCTTCCAGGTTTGTTAGGAATGCTTCTTGCGGGTATTTTGTTAGGACCAAATTATTTAGATTTGATTTCAAGTGAAATTTTGGCTATCTCTGATGACATTAGGTTGCTTGCATTGATTTTAATCTTGCTTAGAGCGGGTCTTGGATTAAGGCGTGAAACTTTAAATAAGGTGGGAGTACTCTCTCTTAAGTTAGGTTCGCTGCCATGTTTAATGGAAGGGTTTACTGTACTTTTATTAGCTTATTACCTATTTGAGCTTGGGTTTGTCGAAGCTGGTATATTGGGTTTTATTATAGCAGCTGTTAGCCCAGCGGTAATAGTCCCCTCTATGTTGAAATTAAAAGATAGAGGCCTTGGTAAAGATAAAGGGATTCCTGTAATGATTTTAGCTGGGGCTTCAATTGATGATGTATTTGCCATAACTCTTATCTCTATTTTTCTTGGCCTTGTCAATGGAGGTGCCGGTGGCACCCTTTTAAGTTTACTAGCTATTCCGAGAGAGATAATAGGAGGTATCTTATTTGGCCTCTTCGTAGGTTTTATCCTGACAAAGATCTATCAAAAATTTGAAATGGCCGACAGTGATAGAATGGTAGTATTAGCAGTAGGAGCTCTTTTTGCCTATGTTGTAAGCTCCTATTTACAAGTTGCCGGCCTACTTGCCATCATGATAGCTGGTGCTTACCTTTTAGAAAAACATAAATTGTTTGCAGAGGAATTTTCAAAGAAGCTAAAAGGAGTATGGTCTTTTGGAGAGATATTCTTATTTGTATTAATCGGCTCTATTGTAGATGTATCTTTAGCAATTAGTGCGGGACCACTGGGAATTTTAATAATTACAGTCGGAGTATTTATAAGAATGTTGGGAGTCTATATATCAACTTTAGGCTCAAATTTAAATCCTAAAGAAAGACTTTTCTGCGGAATTTCATACAGCCCTAAGGCTACCGTTCAAGCTGCAATGGGTGGAGTTCCTTTGTCAATGGGGCTACCCGGAGGAGAATTAATCCTGGCACTAGCCGTTTTGTCGGTAATCTATACAGCACCTTTAGGTGCACTTGGAATTAACTTTTTTGCCGATAAACTTCTTGATAGTGAAAGTGATGAAACTGCTGAACTTTCCTCAATAGAATAA
- a CDS encoding 4Fe-4S double cluster binding domain-containing protein yields MIKVGLNERIKELSLQHGVTHFGVAYLSKAKQAILSQGGSEIASFPYSISLGISLINHIVDQLPRRSERSVALNYRHHAYDVINQRLDTIASIVSGFIQQQGYTVLPIPASKRIDDERICASFSHKMGASLSGQGWIGKNCLLITPDSGPRVRWVSILTDAPVEPTGQLMEEQCGDCSACVDVCPVKAFTGKPFNEEEPREVRYDAKKCNKYFEKMKEKGQIEACGMCLYVCPYGRKQ; encoded by the coding sequence ATGATTAAAGTGGGTTTAAACGAGCGGATAAAAGAATTGTCACTACAGCACGGAGTTACTCATTTTGGCGTTGCATATTTGTCGAAGGCGAAACAAGCTATTCTTAGTCAAGGTGGTTCGGAGATTGCGAGTTTTCCTTATTCTATTTCTTTAGGTATTTCGTTAATAAATCATATTGTTGATCAATTGCCAAGAAGGTCTGAACGATCTGTAGCACTTAACTATAGGCATCATGCTTATGATGTTATTAACCAACGGTTAGACACGATTGCATCAATAGTTAGTGGTTTCATACAACAACAGGGATATACTGTACTTCCTATTCCAGCGTCAAAACGAATTGATGACGAACGAATTTGTGCCTCTTTTTCCCATAAGATGGGAGCAAGTCTATCAGGACAGGGATGGATCGGTAAGAATTGCTTATTAATTACGCCTGATAGTGGACCTCGAGTAAGGTGGGTATCAATTTTGACAGATGCTCCAGTTGAACCAACAGGACAACTTATGGAAGAGCAATGTGGCGATTGCTCAGCTTGCGTAGATGTATGTCCAGTGAAAGCATTTACAGGAAAACCTTTTAATGAAGAAGAGCCTCGAGAAGTAAGATATGACGCTAAAAAGTGTAATAAATATTTTGAAAAAATGAAGGAAAAAGGTCAGATAGAAGCTTGTGGGATGTGTTTATATGTTTGTCCATATGGGAGAAAACAGTAA
- a CDS encoding TraB/GumN family protein has product MDFLGVTRSKVVKILGMLSVLILLTACGPEEAAVDEESKGIFYEVEGGTNQVYLFGSVHVGHEDMYPLSPKVEDAFQEADVLGLEIDMAGMTEMEIGQQMATLGMYHDGTKMTDVVSEETFEEVADMAVSIGIDRETLNNFKPWYGALIASEIAINEAGLSPEYGIENYFIEQLEDKEMETISLETIEDQIGIYNKLSDESQEIYLENTLEEIEYVEEELEELITLWQEGNTEELADIREQQIEESETESIKDYQLAMWDGRDEQMTNEIEDILNDDSEDTYFIVVGSMHLAGENSIPDQLRDRGYDVESLH; this is encoded by the coding sequence ATGGATTTTTTAGGTGTTACAAGATCAAAAGTAGTTAAAATTTTAGGAATGTTAAGTGTGCTAATACTCTTAACAGCATGCGGTCCAGAAGAAGCTGCAGTTGATGAAGAATCAAAAGGTATTTTCTATGAAGTAGAAGGTGGAACTAATCAAGTGTACTTGTTTGGTTCTGTCCATGTGGGACATGAAGACATGTACCCTTTGAGCCCCAAAGTTGAAGATGCCTTTCAAGAGGCCGATGTGCTTGGACTTGAAATTGATATGGCTGGCATGACAGAAATGGAAATCGGCCAACAAATGGCAACACTGGGTATGTATCACGATGGAACCAAAATGACCGATGTTGTATCAGAGGAAACTTTTGAGGAAGTTGCCGATATGGCAGTGAGTATTGGAATTGACCGGGAAACTTTAAATAACTTTAAACCCTGGTATGGAGCTTTGATTGCATCAGAAATTGCCATTAACGAAGCAGGCCTTTCACCGGAATACGGTATCGAAAACTACTTTATTGAACAATTAGAAGATAAAGAAATGGAAACGATTAGTCTTGAGACTATTGAAGATCAAATAGGTATTTATAATAAATTATCCGATGAGTCTCAAGAGATTTATTTAGAAAATACATTAGAAGAGATTGAATATGTTGAAGAGGAACTAGAAGAATTAATTACCCTTTGGCAGGAAGGAAATACAGAGGAGTTAGCTGATATAAGGGAACAGCAAATTGAAGAATCCGAAACTGAATCAATTAAAGATTATCAATTAGCCATGTGGGATGGTCGGGACGAACAAATGACAAATGAAATAGAAGATATTCTCAATGATGATAGCGAAGACACTTATTTTATAGTCGTAGGTTCCATGCATTTGGCTGGTGAAAACAGTATACCTGATCAGTTAAGAGATAGAGGATATGATGTGGAAAGCTTGCATTAA
- a CDS encoding sodium:calcium antiporter, with amino-acid sequence MNNIILTWLVFIGTAAAIFFSGKRLSTVADKIGKVTGLGGAFVGVLLLPIVTTLPELSVTISAIIIDAPNLALGNLFGSNLLNLSLIFFMDIAQGKGPIAKKLSFDHILAVSMLTIILTIALTGIVEQELFTIGHLGGSSLLIFFVYFVSHTIHYRYHKRNPNLSTDPVDSSEPPDERNDSKNNTRSSESLKKLVFEFAVLGIIIIVSARFLSGAADTIAENTGLTEGLLGVVFLALSTSLPELVITLSAVKKGFFDQAFGSILGANILNMGLIFIVDTIYLKGPILQFSEQEIFNAAVIGILMTNVIAAGIIYRSKRSYFYLGIDAIVILILYIIFLISSIA; translated from the coding sequence GTGAATAACATCATATTAACATGGTTAGTTTTTATTGGAACAGCAGCAGCAATATTTTTTAGTGGCAAAAGACTTTCAACAGTTGCAGATAAAATTGGTAAAGTTACCGGACTTGGTGGCGCTTTTGTCGGTGTACTATTGCTACCAATAGTCACTACTTTGCCCGAGCTTTCTGTTACAATTTCTGCAATAATTATAGATGCTCCTAATCTTGCCCTGGGTAATTTATTTGGAAGTAATCTACTTAATCTATCTTTGATTTTTTTTATGGATATAGCTCAGGGAAAAGGGCCGATAGCTAAAAAGTTAAGCTTTGATCATATACTGGCTGTTTCCATGCTGACAATAATCTTAACTATAGCCCTTACAGGCATCGTCGAACAAGAACTTTTTACAATTGGTCACTTAGGTGGAAGCAGTTTATTGATATTTTTTGTTTATTTCGTTTCACATACAATTCATTATCGGTATCATAAAAGAAATCCTAATCTATCAACTGACCCTGTTGACTCATCAGAACCACCTGATGAAAGAAATGATTCGAAAAATAATACTAGAAGTTCTGAATCTTTAAAAAAACTGGTGTTTGAGTTTGCCGTATTGGGCATAATTATCATAGTTTCAGCTAGGTTTTTATCTGGAGCTGCTGATACAATCGCAGAAAATACTGGGTTAACAGAGGGGCTATTAGGTGTAGTATTCCTGGCACTCAGCACATCTCTTCCAGAGCTTGTTATTACACTGTCAGCAGTTAAAAAAGGCTTCTTTGATCAAGCCTTTGGTAGCATTCTAGGAGCCAATATACTAAATATGGGGTTAATATTTATTGTAGACACAATCTACTTAAAAGGGCCAATTTTACAATTTAGTGAACAGGAAATTTTTAATGCAGCTGTTATTGGGATATTAATGACTAATGTGATTGCAGCTGGTATTATATACCGCTCCAAAAGAAGCTATTTTTATCTGGGAATTGATGCAATTGTGATATTAATTCTATATATAATATTTTTAATCAGTTCAATAGCATAA